TCGCTCCGGGGGACGCCCATGCCGACCGTCGCCGACACGCTCGCGGCCCTCGTCGCCATCGACAGCGTCAATCCCGCCTATCCCACGCTCGGCGGTGCGCCAGGCCCCGGCGAGAGCGCGGTCGCGGCCTGGGTCGAGGCGTTCCTCGTCGAGCGCGGGATCCGCACGGTCGTCCAGGGGGTGCTGCCGGGCCGGGCCAACGTGCTCGGTGTCGTGCCGGGGCGCGACGACGGCCGGCGGGTCGTGCTCGAAGCCCACATGGACACCGTCTCGCCGGCCGGAATGACGATCGCGCCGTTCGCGCCGCGCGTCGCCGACGGCCGGCTCCATGGCCGCGGCGCCTGCGACGTGAAGGGGGGCCTGGCGGCGATGCTCCACGCGCTGGTCGATCTGGCCGCCGGGCCGCCGCCGCCCGCCGAGGTCGTGCTCGCCGCGGTGATCGACGAGGAGCACGCGTTTCGCGGCGTGTCGCGGCTCGTCGAGCACCTCCGCGCGGCCGCGGCGGTCGTCGCCGAGCCGACCGACCTGCGGATCGTGACGGCCACCAAGGGCGTGCTGCGCTTCCGGATCCACGTCCACGGCCGGGCCGCCCACACGTCGAAGCCGTGGCTCGGCGCCAATGCAGTCGTCCAGGGGGCGCGCGTCGTCCTCGCCCTCGACGCCCTCCACGCCACGCTCGCCGCGCGGACCCACGCGCTGCTCGGCAGCGCCACCGGCACCGTGTCGATGATCGCCGGCGGCGTGCAGATCAATATCGTCCCCGAAACCTGCACGCTCGCGGTCGACCGTCGGCTGCTTCCGGCCGAGCGCGCCGCCGACGCGCTCGACGAATACCGGCAGGTGCTGACCGCGGTCGAGAGCGTGCCCGGCTGTCGGATCGAGGTCGAGGAGCCGTTTCTCGTCGACGAGGCGCTCGACACACCTGCCGACCGCCCCGCCGTGGCGGCGGCGCGCGACGTCGCTTCCCGTCTCGGGCTCGACGGGCAGATCGTCGGCGTGCCCTATGGCAGCGACGCCAGCAAGTTTGCCCGCGCCGGTGTCGATGCCCTCGTGTTCGGCCCCGGGAGCATCGACCAGGCCCATGCCGCCGACGAATTCGTCGACATCACGGCGCTCGAGACGGCGCGCGGGTTTTATCGCGAATGGGCCCGCGCCGCGGGGGAGCGGGGACGGGCGTGAACGGAGGGACCACGATGGCCACGCGGCGCGGTTTTCTCGGTGGTGCTCTGGCGGCCGGCGCGGCGACGGGGCTGGCGGCGCCTGCTGCCGGCGAGCCCGGCGGTTTCGTCGATGCCCATGTCCATGTCTGGACACCCGACACGGCCCGCTATCCGCTGGCCGCCGGGTTCACCGTCGCCGACATGCAGCCGCCGAGCTTCACGGTCGACGAGCTGTTTGCCGCCTGCCGGCCCCACGGTGTCGGGCGCGTGGTCCTCATCCAGATGAGCTTCTACGGCTTCGACAACTCCTACATGCTCGACTGCATCGCCGCCCACCCTCGGGCCCTGGCGGGCGTGGCGATCATCGATCACACCAGCGCCGATGCCGGTGCCACGCTCCGCGCCCTGCGCGCCCGTGGCGTGCGCGGCTACCGGCTCTACGCCGACCGGGCGAAGGCCGAAGCGTGGCGCGGCGACGCCGCCATGGACCGGCTGTGGAGCGCCGCGGCCGACGAGCAGGTGGCCATGTGCCTGCTGGCCGATCCCGACGCGCTCCCGGCGATCCGCCGGCAGATCGAGCGCTATCCCCGGACGCCGGTCGTCATCGACCACTTCGCCCGGATCGGGATGCGCGGTCCCGCTGCGGAGGGCGACATCGCGGCGCTCGAGGGCTTGGCCCGGTTTCCCACGGTCCACGTCAAGGTATCGGCCTTCTACGCGCTGGGCGCGAAGCGTCCTCCATACGACGACCTCGCAGCGCTGGTGCGCCGGCTCCGCGACGCGTTTGGCGCCGGGCGTTTGATGTGGGCCACCGATTGCCCCTACCAGTTGGCCGACGGGCAGGGGT
This sequence is a window from Planctomycetota bacterium. Protein-coding genes within it:
- a CDS encoding amidohydrolase, coding for MGPRRGGAGTGVNGGTTMATRRGFLGGALAAGAATGLAAPAAGEPGGFVDAHVHVWTPDTARYPLAAGFTVADMQPPSFTVDELFAACRPHGVGRVVLIQMSFYGFDNSYMLDCIAAHPRALAGVAIIDHTSADAGATLRALRARGVRGYRLYADRAKAEAWRGDAAMDRLWSAAADEQVAMCLLADPDALPAIRRQIERYPRTPVVIDHFARIGMRGPAAEGDIAALEGLARFPTVHVKVSAFYALGAKRPPYDDLAALVRRLRDAFGAGRLMWATDCPYQLADGQGYGPSVALVRDRCDFLSGAERTAMLGGTAARLFFD
- a CDS encoding M20 family metallopeptidase, with the translated sequence MPTVADTLAALVAIDSVNPAYPTLGGAPGPGESAVAAWVEAFLVERGIRTVVQGVLPGRANVLGVVPGRDDGRRVVLEAHMDTVSPAGMTIAPFAPRVADGRLHGRGACDVKGGLAAMLHALVDLAAGPPPPAEVVLAAVIDEEHAFRGVSRLVEHLRAAAAVVAEPTDLRIVTATKGVLRFRIHVHGRAAHTSKPWLGANAVVQGARVVLALDALHATLAARTHALLGSATGTVSMIAGGVQINIVPETCTLAVDRRLLPAERAADALDEYRQVLTAVESVPGCRIEVEEPFLVDEALDTPADRPAVAAARDVASRLGLDGQIVGVPYGSDASKFARAGVDALVFGPGSIDQAHAADEFVDITALETARGFYREWARAAGERGRA